Within the Pseudomonas fulva genome, the region TGAGGGCAAGCAAATTGGTCTGATCGGCGATGCCTCTGATGACCTGGACGATGCTGTTGATGCGCTCCGATTGGGTACTGAGCGCGCGGATCTGCTCGGAGACCTTGTCGAGCTCCTCGGAAATCCCGCGAACCACCTGCATCGTCTCGTCCACCGTGGCAGCGCCCTTTACCGAGCTCTCGTCCGTTTGCCGGGCTATTTCATAGGCCAGCTGCGCCGCCTCCGATTCGGCGTTGCGGCGTTCCACCTGTGCGGTGATGTCGCTGGCAAATTTAACAACCCCATACAGTTTGCCGGCAACATCATAGAGCGGGTTATACGTGGCCCTGAGCCATACAACACGGCCGTGTTTGGTAACCCGCTTGAAAACTTCGTGGATATAGTCGCCTTGATTCAAGCGCTGCCAGAAACGCCGGTAGCCATCGCTGTTGACCTCCGCGGGCTCGCAAAACAGGCGATGGTGCTTGCCACGGATTTCGTCCAATCGATAGCCCATGGTGGCCAGGAAGTTTTCGTTCGCTTCGAGCACCTCACCGTTCAGATTGAATTCGATCACGGCCATTGACCGGTCGATGGCGCTGAGCATGCTGGTCTGTTTGTTGTCGGCCCGTATCTGCCGGGTGATATCGGCTGCGATCTTGATAACGCTCACCACCTGACCTGCGCCGTCGTGGACGGGCATATAGGTCGCCTCGAGCCAGATCTCGCGGCCTTCCTTGGTGAGCCGCATGAAGCGGTTGCTGAAACTTTCCCCCTTCGAGAGACGACCCCAGAACTGGCGATACTCCGGGCTGTTGACCAGGCTTGCGGGACAGAACAGCCGATGGTGCTGGCCTACCACCTCTTCGAGGCGATAACCCACCACGTTGAGGAAGGCCTGGTTCGCATCCACGATTTCACCAGCGGGGGTGAACACAATCATCGCCATGCTGCTGCGTATCGCCGCCATTTTCTGATCGATGTTCTCGAAGCGATTTTTGTAGGCCTGCAATTCATCGCGAAGATGTGAAGAGCCGAACATGATGACCTCTGTGCAATGGCTGAGGGGCGGAGAATTGTTCTTTTCGGATTATCGTCCGAAGGTCGTCAAAGGTGAGGCGCTGGCGATGAAATTCATGTGGCGAATGCACCCCGAGCAGGCGTTGGTTCGATGGCAGAGCGGCTGCACTCGGTCTTGGCTTCGCTGTCGATCATGTTGAGCTGGAGCTTCCATCCTTGTTGATAGGGGAGATGGGGCACGCCTGCGACCCGGATGCCCACAACTTGATCAACATCACGCCTGCATTGATCGGACGCGACGTGGATTCTCAATCTCGTCGGGAAGGTAATACCTCAGCCAGGCTGCCCGGACAGCCAGCCTCCCGCGTCGAACCAGGCGAGCAGGGCGACCGGGGATAACGGCTTGGCGAAGTAATAACCCTGGCCCTGCTGACAGCCCCAGCCTCGCAGCAGGTGGTAGTGCAGCTCCGTTTCGACCCCTTCCGCCACCACGGTCAGGCGCAGGTCACGCACCAGGCTGATCAGGCCGCGGATGATGTGCCACTCGCTGTTACCCGGCTGGAGATCGGCCAGCAGCGAGCGATCGAGTTTGACGCTGGTGGCCGGAATCTGGCGCAGGTAGGCCCAGTTGCTGTAGCCACTGCCAAAGTCATCGATGCCGATGGCCACGCCCAGGTCGCGAAAGCGTTGCAGTTGAATCCGCACGGCCTGGAAGTCGGTGACCAGGACGCTTTCGGTGAATTCGAGCTCGATGAATCGGGGGGTCACCTTGAACGCTTGCAGGGCCTCGACCAGCTGATCGAACAGGTGCCCGTCGGTCAGATCCAGTGCCGAGACGTTCAGGGAGACGGTCATTTCCAGACCCTGAGCGCGCCAGGCCGACAATTGCTCGCAGACGCGCCGCACCACCCAGCTGGTGATATGACGAATCGAGGCCGTGGTTTCGGCCAGCGGAATGAATTCAGCGGGGCTGATCTCCCCGAGGGTGGGATGCGCCCACCGCAGCAGTGCTTCGACGGCAACGCACCGGTTGCCCGCCAGGTCGACGCGAGGTTGGTAGACCAGCCTGAACTGGTCGGTGGCGGCCAGTGCCGCCTCGATGTCATTGAGCAGCGCGGTGCTGCGCCGCAGGCGCGAATCGATGGCCGGATCGTAATCGAGCCAGCGCCGCTCGCTTCGGCGTGCCGCATCGGTGATGCTGGACATCAGGCGCAGGATATCCGTCGGCGCGCCGGCTTCGCGCTCGAGCTGCAGCACGCTGATCCCTGGGTCGGAGAAAACCGGAATATCCGCGCAGTACAGCGGCCGTTCGAAGGCGTGCACCATGCTGTCGACCAGGCCGGACAGCGACTGTGCCCGCCCGCTGAGCAGCGCGACGAAGCCCAGGGTACCGGAACGGTACAAACGCGCCCCGGCGGGTAGCAACTCCAGCAGCAGCTCTTTGACCGCCAGCATGAAGTGGGTGAAAAACTCGCTGCCGAGCGACTTCGCCAGGCTGTCCATCCCCGTGGCGGAGAGCGGCTCGACGAGGATGGCGACCCGGTCCTGCTCGAGCCCCTGCAGAATGTCCGCCTCGAAGCGCTGCCGGTTGGGCAAGCCGGTCATCGGGTCGATGAAGTGCGAGCGATGGATGGATTCCAGTCGCGCCACCACCACCTGGGCCGCGTTGCGCAGCAGGGTCCGGCCTTGCTCGTCCATTGGCGCGTGGGCTTCATGGTCGATCACGCAGAGCCTGCCCAGGTTGCGCCCTGATTGGATGGTCAGCGGGGCACCCGCGTAATAGCGGATGAACGGCGCGCCTGTCACCAGGGGGTTGCCCGAGAAACGCGGGTCGCTGACCGGGTCGCATATTTCCAGCACCGCCCCTTCGTCGAGACCGTGCACGCAGAAGGACATTTCCCGCGACGTCCGTTCGGGCTCCATGCCCACACGGGCTTTGAAAACCTGATAGTCGCGTTCGATGATGCTGACCAGCGAGATAGGCACCTTGAAATAGCTGGAGACCATCGCCACGATACTGTTGAGCACGGGGTCCGAGCCGCTTTCCAGGTCAGCGGTCAGGCGGTCTACATCGACCAGCCGTGCCCGTTCTTCTTCGGGCGATGAATTGCACGTGGTCATGTCGGCTACTATGGGTGATGGAGCGGCTGGAAACACCAGGCTAAGGTGTCAGGGAGTGCCTTGAGCTTACCATCTCCCCCTATCTCCACAATTGTGCTTGGTCATCGGGCTGTTAGTCAGAGACTATGGGCACTGGCGGCGAACCGCTTAAAGCTGCAGGGGCGACTGCCGATAACCAGCTGCGGTGCCAACCCTTTGCCGTATCCACTGCCGGCGATTCGCATCCGCGCTCTCCGACCTGGCCCCAACGGAGCCACATTTGATCAGTATTCTTTCCCGCAGCCTTGAGCTGGTGCGCCGACTGGCGCGCATCCAGCCAAGCACGCCGGTTCGCTACGCGGGCACCGTCATGGTGATCGCGCTGTGTGCCGCGGTGCGCGTGCAGCTTCCCTTCACGGCACTGCCCTACCTGTTCTTCATACCGGGGCTGATGCTGGTGGGTTTCTGCTTCGGTGTCGGCCCGTCCATCCTGGGCTGCGTTCTGGCGGTGCTCACCGCACACTATTTCTTCATCGGCGAGATCGGCTTCAACGATGGCCTGACCGCCTGGATCAGCAGCGCCAGTTTCGCCCTGGTCACCTTCGGCATGGCCGTTGTCTGCGCCCTGTTCCGCACGACCCTCAACGCGCTTTCCGATGTCAACGATCGCCTGGAACAGGAGGTCGAGCGTCGTACCCTGGAGCGCGATGGCATCTGGAACGTATCCCCTGACCTGATCTGTACGCTGTCCGAGGGCGGCGACGTGGTGGCGATGAACCCGGCCTGGCAGACCGAGACCGGGCATACCGACCAGCAACTCAAGGACGGTGCATTTTTCAGCTTCATCTCCCCCTCGCAACTGGCCGATGCGCTGCGCACCCTGGGCAAGGGGGCCATCGCGGAGCTCGATACCCAGGGTTTTCGCGCCGATGGCAAAGCGTTGCACCTGAACTGGCGGATTGCCCGTCGACAGGGCCTGTACTTCGCGGTGGCCCGGGACATCACCTTGAACAAGGAGCGCCAGGACGCGCTCGAGAATGTCAGCTCGCAATTGCAGCAGAGCCAGAAGATGGAAGCCGTGGGCCAGCTGACGGGAGGCCTGGCCCACGACTTCAATAACCTGCTGACCGTGATCACCGGCAGCCTGGACATGCTGGAGCAGCGTATCGTCCAGGGCAACCAGGAGGATCTGCCGCGTTACGTCGGGCTTGCCCGCACTGCTTCTGGCCGTGCGGCCTCGCTGACCCACCGCCTGCTGGCCTACGCACGGCGTCAGCCGCTGGCCAGTTCAGTGGTCGACCTGGGGGGGCTGGCCCAGGACATGAGAGAACTGATCAGCAGGACCCTCACCCCGCGGATAGAACTGCAGATACTCGCACCGGAAAATGCCTTGCTGTGCTTCTGTGATGCCCACCAGCTGGAAAACGCGATACTGAACCTGTGCATCAATGCACGTGACGCCATGCCCCATGGCGGCCGCCTGCAGATCGAGATCAGCCAGACCCGCCTCGATGCCGGCCAGGCCACTGCGACCCTGAACGCCGGGCAATACGCGCTTTTCCGGGTGACGGATACCGGCATGGGGATGCCACCAAGCGTGCTCGAGCGGGCGTTCGAGCCCTTCTTCACCACCAAACCCCTGGGCTCCGGCACGGGCCTTGGTCTTTCCATGGTGTATGGCTTTGCCCAGCAGTCATCGGGTGAGGCCCGCATCGAATCGGTGATGGGCGAGGGCACTACTGTGAGCCTGCTCCTGCCGCTGCATCACAGTCAGGCCGTCATTCCCGATGCCGGCCTGTCCACCGGCGTGGAGCAGGATTTCCAGGCAGATAACGCCACCATACTCGTGGTCGACGACGAGTCGGCCATTCGCGACCTGATTGCCGAAGCGCTGGAAGAGGTCGGCTATCGGGTCACCAGGGCCGGCACCGCCGCACAGGCACTCCGGGAACTGGAAGGCGGATCCGAGGCAGCGCTGCTGATCACCGACATCGGCCTGCCCGGTGGGATGAGCGGTGATGAGCTGGCCGTGATCGCGCTCGACAGACGCCCGGCGCTCAAGGTCCTGTTCATTTCCGGCTTCGTGGAAAATGCCGTCCCGGCGATCGCGCTGAAAAGCGGCCAGACCGAACTGTTGCTCAAGCCCTTCGCCGTGAAGGAGCTGAAGGCCACGGTTCAGCGCCTGCTCTCCGGGCGCTGAGCCGGTTCGCCACCTCAAGGACGAGCTGCACCGTCGGTCAGCGATGCCGTAGTTACTGCCCGCACGGATCGATATCATAATGATGGCAAAAAAGGCGCAACCTTTCCGCTGCAGCGCCAGTCCTACCCGACGCTGACAGCTCATCCATCCCCGGCACAGCGTTGCCAGCCAGCTGAAAAGCACACCCGTTCGCCATGGATTCGGCATTTCTCGCATCCCCTTTGAGTACCGAACCATGCTCCATCTCTTTCGTCCGCGCAGTGAGCTCCAGGCTCTCAAGCAACTGAGCGCTTCGCTCCCGATCTCCGCCCAGGGCGCGGCCAGCCGTGGCGCCGCCAACTGGGCAGAGGTGCAGCGTGAATGGACCTCACGCGAACAGAAGGCCGTGCAGAGCGACGTGCGCATCGCCGAACTCGAGCGTGAGCTGGAAGCCGCACGGCTCATGCTGGCCGAAGCCGACGCCAACGCACGGGCTTCGGAAACGCGTTTCGACCTGGTCAACCGCGCCTCCAGTGAAGGCCTCTGGGACATGGAAGTGATCGCCGGTGACCCGGTCAACCCGCGCAACCGCTTCTGGTGGTCGCCGCAGTTCCGGGCCATGCTGGGTTTTCGTGACGAGCGGGACTTTCCCAACGTGCTGGCCAGCTGGGCCGACCGCCTGCACCCCGAAGACAAGGCAGCCACGCTGGATGCCTTCGCCCGCCACCTGAACGACAAGTCCGGCATGACTCCCTACCGGGTCAGGAACCGCCTGGCCATGAAGGACGGCACCTACCGCTGGTTCTTCGCCCAGGGCGAAACCCTGCGCGACGGCCGTGGCGTGCCGCTGCGGGTCGCCGGCGCGCTGCGCGATATCCACGATGAACTGCAGCGCGAGCAGGAGCACGATGTGATCATCACCCGCTTCGAGCTGGCCCGGGAGATGCTCTCGGACGGCCTCTGGGACATGGAGGTGATCGCCGGTGACCCGGTCAACCCGAAGAACCCCTTCTGGTGGTCGCCGCAGTTCCGTCGCCTGCTGGGCTTCGAGACGGTCGAGGAATTCCCCGATGTGCTGGACAGCTGGGCATCGCGCCTGCATCCGGAAGACAAGGCCTACAGCCTCGAGGCGTTCCAGGCCCACCTGAACGACCGTAGCGGCAAGACGCCCTTCGATATCGAATACCGGCTGAAGATGAAGAGCGGCGAGTACCGCTGGTTCCGCGCACGCGGGCAAACCAAGCGCGACGCCTCGGGCGCGCCGCTGCGTGTGGTCGGTGCCCTGGTGGACGTCGATCTCGAACATCAGCAGAGCGCCATGCGTGAGACGGAAGC harbors:
- a CDS encoding ATP-binding protein, which codes for MISILSRSLELVRRLARIQPSTPVRYAGTVMVIALCAAVRVQLPFTALPYLFFIPGLMLVGFCFGVGPSILGCVLAVLTAHYFFIGEIGFNDGLTAWISSASFALVTFGMAVVCALFRTTLNALSDVNDRLEQEVERRTLERDGIWNVSPDLICTLSEGGDVVAMNPAWQTETGHTDQQLKDGAFFSFISPSQLADALRTLGKGAIAELDTQGFRADGKALHLNWRIARRQGLYFAVARDITLNKERQDALENVSSQLQQSQKMEAVGQLTGGLAHDFNNLLTVITGSLDMLEQRIVQGNQEDLPRYVGLARTASGRAASLTHRLLAYARRQPLASSVVDLGGLAQDMRELISRTLTPRIELQILAPENALLCFCDAHQLENAILNLCINARDAMPHGGRLQIEISQTRLDAGQATATLNAGQYALFRVTDTGMGMPPSVLERAFEPFFTTKPLGSGTGLGLSMVYGFAQQSSGEARIESVMGEGTTVSLLLPLHHSQAVIPDAGLSTGVEQDFQADNATILVVDDESAIRDLIAEALEEVGYRVTRAGTAAQALRELEGGSEAALLITDIGLPGGMSGDELAVIALDRRPALKVLFISGFVENAVPAIALKSGQTELLLKPFAVKELKATVQRLLSGR
- a CDS encoding sensor domain-containing phosphodiesterase; its protein translation is MTTCNSSPEEERARLVDVDRLTADLESGSDPVLNSIVAMVSSYFKVPISLVSIIERDYQVFKARVGMEPERTSREMSFCVHGLDEGAVLEICDPVSDPRFSGNPLVTGAPFIRYYAGAPLTIQSGRNLGRLCVIDHEAHAPMDEQGRTLLRNAAQVVVARLESIHRSHFIDPMTGLPNRQRFEADILQGLEQDRVAILVEPLSATGMDSLAKSLGSEFFTHFMLAVKELLLELLPAGARLYRSGTLGFVALLSGRAQSLSGLVDSMVHAFERPLYCADIPVFSDPGISVLQLEREAGAPTDILRLMSSITDAARRSERRWLDYDPAIDSRLRRSTALLNDIEAALAATDQFRLVYQPRVDLAGNRCVAVEALLRWAHPTLGEISPAEFIPLAETTASIRHITSWVVRRVCEQLSAWRAQGLEMTVSLNVSALDLTDGHLFDQLVEALQAFKVTPRFIELEFTESVLVTDFQAVRIQLQRFRDLGVAIGIDDFGSGYSNWAYLRQIPATSVKLDRSLLADLQPGNSEWHIIRGLISLVRDLRLTVVAEGVETELHYHLLRGWGCQQGQGYYFAKPLSPVALLAWFDAGGWLSGQPG